One genomic segment of Quercus lobata isolate SW786 unplaced genomic scaffold, ValleyOak3.0 Primary Assembly Scq3eQI_2021, whole genome shotgun sequence includes these proteins:
- the LOC115973726 gene encoding heat stress transcription factor B-2a-like, with the protein MAPAMEQNGESATSESQRSIPTPFLTKTFQLVEDRTINDVISWNDDGSTFIVWNPTVFAKDLLPKFFKHNNFSSFVRQLNTYGFRKVVPDRWEFSNDYFRRGEKKLLCEIHRRKISTPVVSPVSVATSAVPVVKQLISPSNSGEEQVVSANSSPTRTTAPADLIDENERLRKENVQLSKELAEIKSLCNNIFALMSNFANNNNKNKSELAGKPPLDLLPAKRYADDEETETETESSAKLFGVPIGGGGAIAKRARESNDDDTELRLQQPDPAKLEPLDCESNGDDRHDDGNRKATWLIKHCHWDSNRNQRVYN; encoded by the exons ATGGCTCCGGCTATGGAGCAAAACGGTGAGTCGGCAACGAGCGAGTCACAGCGATCTATTCCGACGCCGTTTTTGACGAAGACGTTTCAACTAGTCGAGGACCGCACAATCAACGACGTTATCTCCTGGAACGACGACGGATCAACCTTCATCGTTTGGAACCCTACCGTTTTCGCCAAAGATTTGCTCCCTAAGTTTTTCAAACACAACAATTTCTCTAGCTTCGTTCGCCAACTCAACACCTAT gGATTTAGAAAAGTAGTACCTGATCGGTGGGAATTCTCGAACGACTACTTCCGCCGAGGGgagaagaagctgctgtgtgaAATTCACCGCCGGAAGATTTCCACTCCGGTGGTGTCTCCGGTGTCGGTGGCTACGTCGGCAGTTCCGGTGGTGAAGCAATTGATATCGCCGTCGAATTCCGGTGAAGAGCAAGTGGTGTCAGCGAACTCGTCTCCGACGAGGACAACTGCGCCGGCGGATCTGATTGACGAGAACGAGAGGCTGAGGAAGGAGAACGTTCAGCTTAGCAAAGAGTTGGCGGAGATTAAATCTCTCTGCAACAATATCTTCGCCTTGATGTCCAACTTCgcgaacaacaacaacaagaacaagTCGGAGCTCGCCGGAAAACCGCCGCTCGACTTGCTGCCGGCGAAGAGGTACGCCGACGACGAAGAAACGGAAACTGAGACAGAATCGAGCGCGAAACTGTTCGGCGTTCCAATCGGCGGCGGCGGTGCGATTGCGAAGAGAGCTAGAGAAAGCAACGACGACGATACGGAGTTGCGGTTACAGCAGCCCGATCCCGCGAAACTAGAGCCGTTGGATTGCGAGAGTAACGGTGATGATCGTCACGATGACGGTAATCGAAAAGCCACGTGGCTCATCAAGCACTGCCACTGGGATAGTAATCGTAATCAGAGGGTGTACAATTGA